The Clostridiales bacterium DNA segment GAAAATCCTCGTGTCGCTGGTTCGATTCCGGCTCTGGGCACCAAATGGGCGGGTTTAACTCAGTGGTAGAGTGTCACCTTGCCAAGGTGAAAGTCGCGAGTTCGAGTCTCGTAACCCGCTCCAGGGTCCTGGCGCCATAGCCAAGTGGTAAGGCAGAGGTCTGCAAAATCTTTATCCCCAGTTCGAGTCTGGGTGGCGCCTCCAATGCATGTGCGGCATTCTTTAGAGAATGTCGCTTTTGGTGAATGTAGATATTTAGTAGAGGGGGGAGAGTAGTGGATTATGTCGAGGATTAAGAAAAGCGTTTTAACAATAGTTTGTGTGTTGCTTTTAGTAGTGTTGGTGTTTTTCGGTGGTTCAGTATACGCGTTGAGAAAAGTGTTATTAGTAGATACAGAAAAGACCAAGAGCAATGGCGAGAGTTTTCTTAAAAAGAATGGAATAAGCACAGAGCAGATTTTGCGTGGTTTGAGAGAAAAGAAAAAGAAAGTATTTCTAAAGTCGAGGTATGGACATGTTATACCAGTAGAGTACATGATTAGTGACAAGGGATATGATAATTTGACTGTGGTGCTGGTACATGGACACAGTATGAGTTTAGAGTCTATGTATCCCATAGCAAAGACGTTGTTAGATAATAATATAAATGTGGTATTATATGATCAACGTTCGCATGGGGAGAATACGGCGGGGGTAGTAACTTTTGGCTATTATGAGAAGGATGATCTTATGGATGTTATCGATTATGTAAAGAAGAAGATGAAAAAAAAGAATGCTATAGGATTATTGGGTCAGTCGATGGGTGCCGCAACCGTGGGATTTTATTCTGGAACAGATCATGCAAAGAAAAATGTTGATTTTGTTATTTTAGACTGTCCTTATAATAATATGAGATCAATAATAAGAAATACAGCCATAAGACAGGGATACAAGAAGTTAGGAATTGATTTGTTGATAAAAATTTCCAGTATTGCTAATGAAAAATATTTAAAATTTTCTTTTGATGATGTTGATATAGCAAAAGCTATTGAAAACAGCGACATACCTACATTAATTTATGAAGCCAAATTTGATAGGACGTGTCCTTATTATATGGCAGATGAAGTCTTCGATGGAATAAAACACAATAATAAGGAAAAGGTAATGTTAGAAAAAAGTGAGCACATAAAGGGGTTCTACATAGAAAGAGAAAAATATGTAGATACTTTATTAAGTTTTATTAACAAGTATGGAAGGGATTGATAGTAAGATGAATAGTTTATTAGAAAAATTTAAGATTAAGGAAATACCATTTACGACAATTATATCTGTGGTATTGTTGACATTAGTTTGTTTAACACTTATAAAAATGATATTGAAGCTTGTTGACAGGTGTTTAAAAAAATCACGAATAGAAAGAAGCTTACATACATTTATAAAGACAACAATAAAAATAGGATTATATTTTTTGGCTGCTTTGGTTATAAGTGAAAAATTAAACATAGGAATAAAATCGTTTGTAGCACTGTTTAGTGTTTTAGGTTTAAGTTTTTCTTTGGCATCTCAAGGTTTATTGTCTAATGTTGCTGGTGGGATAACTACATTAATAACTAAACCTTTTGTTGTAGGAGATTTCGTTGAAATTGGTGGTGCAAAAGGTGTTGTTATTGATATAGATTTTGTACATACCAAAATAAATTCAGGCGATAACGAAATAGTATCAATACCAAATTCGCAGGTTGCAACTGCTAGGATATCAAATTATACAGTAAAAGATGATAGAAGAGTAGATCTTGAGGTAACAGCATCATATGATGATGATATTGAAAAGGTTAAATCATCTATAAATTATGTTATTAGAAAAAATAATATGGTTTTGCAAGAGAAACCAGTTTTTGTTAGGGTGAAAGAATATAAAGATAGCGGTATTAGTTATATAGTGAAAGTATGGGCTAAGAATGAATATTTTAATGATGTTTACCATGATTTATTAGAGGGAATAAAGAAAAAGTTTGATGAGGATGGTATATCAATGCCATACAATCAATTAGAAGTAAAAATAAAGAGTTAATGAAGGATATTAAAAGGAGAGGACCAAAAGTGATTTTGTTAAGATTCTCCTTTTACCATAGTGGCGTATTTAGCTTAAATTTTGATGGCTTGGTATGAAGCAAAAAAAATAAAATGAGGGGTTGACAAACCATAGATTTTGGTATACAATCTTTCTTGCAGGTGATTGAGGTATGCCGAAGTGGTGAAATTGGCAGACGCACTGGACTCAAAATCCAGCGGTAGCGATACCATGTCGGTTCGAGTCCGACCTTCGGCACCATCGTTTGGTGATAATTGGGTGAAGGGCACACCCGTTCCCATTCCGAACACGGAAGTTAAGCTTCAAACCGCCGACAATACTTGAGTGGAGACGCTCTGGGAAAATAGGTAGTTGCCAAACATAAGTTTTGAAAAAGGGGGTTGTCTAGATGTGTCTAGGCAACTCTTTGGTTTAAGGGGGCTTTGCAAAAGATAACACAGTTGATAGATAGTGTAAACAAATTTGCAAAAGTAATTAAAAGGGGATTGAGGTAGAAAATTTATGAAAAGATTTGTATCTATTATGTGTGTATTGAGTTGTGTTATGCTTAGCGCGTGTGTTGTAAATAATGATAAAAAATTTACAACAAACAAGATTAAGGTATGCACGAGTTTTTGCACAGTGTATGATTTTGTACAAAAAATAGGTGGAGACAAAGTGGAAATAGTAAATATTGTACCATATGGGGTTGAACCTCATGATTGGGAACCTAATCCAAAGGATTTAGTTTTAATAAAAAAGGCAAATTTGTTAATTTGTAATGGAAATGGTATGGAGACGTGGTTAGATAAGATAAGAAAATCAGTAAAAAATATAGAAGTAGTAGAAGCGTCTAAAGGGGTGAATTTAATAGAAGGTGATCCGCATGTTTGGTTAGATCCTATGAATGCAAAGATAGAGCTAAAAAACATATGTGATGCGCTTGTAAGGCTTGATAGTAAAAATGAAGAGTATTATAGAAAAAATTATAGCAAGTATAGCCAGAATATTTCTGAGTTGGATAATGAATATACTGAAAAGTTATATGAATGTACAAAGAAAGAAGTAGTGGTTATGCATGCTGCATTTGGCTACATGTGTAATAGATATGGGTTGGAGCAAATAGCGTTGCAGGGGGTAGCAAACGAGGGAGAGCCATCTATTAAGAGAATATCGGAGATAATAAGAGTTGTGCGGGATAGAAATATTGGTACAATATTTGCGGAGAACTCTGCGGATGAAAAAATTATGAGAACCATATCGCAAGAGACAAAAGTAAAGATTTCTAGGCTACAAACACTAGAAAATATGAGCGAAGAAGGTATAAAGAATGGACAAGATTATTTTGGTATAATGCGACGAAATTTAGATGAACTTGTTTTAGCGTTGCGTTAGAGAAGGGAGTCACTTAAATTGGATTTTGCAATTGAGGTAAAAAATTTAAGTTTTAGTTTTGGAGAAAAAAATATATTAAATAATGTTAACTTAGAAGTTAACATAGGTGATTATGTTGGAATGATAGGGCCAAATGGATCAGGTAAGAGTACGTTGGTTAAATTGCTCTTGGGAATTTATAAAAAGGATACAGGGGTTATAAAAGTTTTAGGGAAGCCTGTAGAGGAAATACAAAGAGAAGGAAGTATTGGATACATATCACAGAAGGCAAATTCATTTAATGTGGATTTTCCTGCAACGGTGTATGAGGTTGTGGGGGCAGCACTAAATCGAAGATTAAATATGTTCCAGGGGTATAATGATGAAGAAAGAAAAAAAATAGACAATGCATTGGAAATAGTAGGGCTAAAGAAACATAGAGATGATCTAATAGGCCGCTTGTCTGGAGGACAACAACAGCGCGTTTTTATAGCTAGAGCTTTGGTTAGTAATCCTAAAATTTTGTTTCTAGATGAGCCAATGGTTGGAATAGACCAAGTGTCAGAGAATGCAGTGTATTGTCTTTTGGCTGAATTAAATAGAAATATGAATATTACAATAATGATGGTGACACATGATATTGGTGCAATAACAGTGCATGCGAACAAAATTGCATGTATGGGGAATGGAACGCTAAAATTGCACAATATTGGTGAAACTTCAATTGAAGATGAAATGTCGAATTTGTATGGCTATGGAGTAAACATACATGCGCATGAACACACGTGTAAAAATTGTAGATTTAAAAATTTTGATAAAAGGAGATAGTTTAAATTGCTAGATATTTTTCAATATAGTTTTATGAACAGAGCATTTTTAGTAGGAGTGTTGATAGCGATAATTGCACCAATTATTGGAGTTATGATTGTTTTGAAGAGATATTCTATGATAGGAGATGCACTATCGCATAATACACTAGCTGGAGTTACTATGGCGATAGTGGCCAATATAAATCCGATAGTAGGTGCTTTTTTGTTTTCAATTTTGTCTGCGTTAACAATAGAGAGAATACGAAAATATTTTTCAAACTATAATGAGATGGCAATTTCCATAGTAATGTCAACTGGAGTAGGTCTAGCAGGCGTGTTGTCTGGTTTTGTAAAGGACAATGCACTGCTAAATAATTTCTTGTTCGGAAGTATAGTAGCAATATCTGATTTTGAATTATATATGATAATTGCTCTTAGTGTGTTAGTTATTTTGGTAATAACATTTTTATACAAGGATTTGTTTTACATAACATTTGATGAAGAAGGTGCTAGACTTTCTGGTGTAAAGGTTGGGGCTGTGAATTTTGTGTTTATGTTGCTTGCGGCAATAACTATTGCTATATCAGCAAGAGCAGTGGGCACATTGGTAATTTCATCACTTATGACTATTCCTGCGGCGGCGGCAATGAAAATTTCTAAAAGTTTTAAAACTACCCTACTTTACGCCATAGTTTACGCATTAGTGTCAGTGTTGATAGGAATTTTTATTTCTTTTTATGTTAATTTGAAGCCAGGAGGAACAATAGTTATGATAAGTGTTGCATTGCTTTTGTTGACAATTGCATTAACGAAAGACAAGAATAGATAAGAAAAAATATAAAAAAGTCTTGAAAAGACAGGAAGCATTAGGTAGAATATTTGATAATAGATAGATGTTTACATGCAAGAGTAGGTGCAATCGATGAAAAAATATATTAAGTTTAGAAAAAAGTAATAAAGGAAAGTTTGGGAGAATAGTAAAATGGGTAAAGATGTATTAAATAGATTTAAAGTAAGGTTTGATGATGAACCTAGGATGGAAGTAGAGTTAACAAGTTTAGCGTTTAAAAGTACAGGTGTACAGTGTGTATTAGAGCAGATAGATGTGATAGATTATACAAAAGAAGAATTGGCTAAAACATCGGATATGTTGTGTGAATTGCAGGATAAGATTTTGGATAAGGATTATGTTAAGGAGTATCTAAGAAAAACTAAAATGTATAGTCCAAAAGAGTTAGATAATGCTACAGAAGAGACTATAAAGGAAGTGCAAAATTTTTTAATACTTGAGAATAAGGACGCTAAAACGATAAAAACGGAAATAGCAAACTTGGTCAAAAAACTAGTGGATAGAGAAAAAAATATAAGTAATGCTAGGGCTAGTGATGAAGTTATAGATAAAGATTATTCTAAGATGTTAAAGGGATATAGAATTATAGCAGAAATTTTACAAAAATCGAGTTTAGATCCACACATAATACAACAAAACTTAAACATGATAGCAGCAGCAAGTAACGTATGTTCAACAGGGTGGAAGAGTACACTTATGTTGATGTTAACTCATTTTGGTGATGATATTTCAAAAAAATTTGAAGGTATCATTAGAGTAGATACTGAAAATGATGAATTAAAAAAATTATTGAAAAAGCTGTTTTATGTAGCACGAAAAACTGTTGTGGAACATATAAGCTATCAATTTCTGAGTACGCAAGCACACTATTTAGGGGAGGAAGTACATTATTTAGAGTTTTGTAAAAGTGTCTTAAATGAAAGCTACGGTTTAAATTTGGTTGACATAAATGTAGAAGACTTATTTTGGGGAGAAGAGAAAAGAGAAGACTTAAGAGAGAAAATTCTAAACTTTGTAAGTAAATGCAATATTCATGAAATCATATATGATAGGGTGTATCAACTTTTGTATGATGAATTAATGAAAAATGGAGCGGTCTATGCAAATTTAGCAGATTGGGCTAGTAAGTACATAAAAACAAATAATTTAGAAGGAGAAGTGGGAGATGTCACTGATTTTTTAATTACGTATGTCATGACTAAAGATTACAAGTTAAGATATGTTGCAATTAAAGAGATAATAGAAAGCTGTGGCTTTGTAAAATTCAATAAGTGTGAAATAGTGAAAAAAAGCATAACTGATATGGAAAGAGTTATACACGACGTAAAACTAGATGAAGAAGTTGAGGAATTAAATAGATTTGTCTTGGAAAATATCAATAACAGTGAAAAAATATCTTTCATAATAAATGCAGTTATAAATTTTAAAAATTATGATGTATTAAGTGGTGCTACAATAAAAGCACTTGCTGATGCCAATAAGGCTATTGTGATAAATTATATAGCTAAGACCCAAAAATATCATTTGTTGATGGAAAAAGATATGAAAAGGGTTGTTGCTGTAGCATTGGAAACGAGTAGAATATTTTTTGCTTGGTGTTATGGATATAAGGATTTAGAGATAGTAAGATTTTGGTTAGATTATATGGAAAAAGAAGATCTGAAAAGAAAAATGGAAAATGGAGGGACTTTACTTACTTATGCCATCAATAAGGGGGCACCATTAGATGTAGTAAAATTATTAGTAAAAGCAGGTTCAAATGTAAATGAAAAGGACAGAAGGGGCTGGACTTCGTTAATTCATGCGATTTGCAGAAGAGAGTCTCTTGATGTGATAGAATTTTTACTGGAAGAAGGAGCAAATGTAAATGATGTTGAATTTTTGAAACGTACGCCACTTGTGCTTGCATTGAATTCAAGAAGGTCTATTGATGTAATAAAGTTATTATTAGATAAAGGGGCGAGGGTGGATATAAAGGATATTTACGGAGGAGATGCCTTAATTTATGCTGTTAGTATCAAGTTTCCTGTTGATATAATAAAATTATTATTAGATAAAGGAGCAGACGTTAATTCCAAAGATAAAACAGGAATGAACGCGTTTTTGTATGCAATAAGAAATAGAGCAGATGATAAAGTGATAAAATTGTTGTTAGATAGAGGAGCGGATGTAAATACAAAAGATGAAAAAGGGATAACTCCGCTTGTATATGCTATTTTAAATAAACTATCTGATGAGTTGATATTGAATTTAATAGATAAAGGTGCAAATGTGAATGAAAATGATAACGGTAATATTACGCCAATTATATATGCAGTTGTTTGCAAAGCTTCGATTGAAGTTATAAAAGCGTTAATAGACAAAGGCGCAAACGTGAATGCGGAATATGATGAAGGTGAAACTTTACTTATGTGTGCAGTTTCTAGTAGTACATCTTTGGAAGTTGTAAATTTATTGATAGATAAAGGGGCAGATGTTAATGCCAAGAATAAAGAGGGAACAACAGTTTTAATGTATGCTGTTTGTGGATATAATGCAAAATTTGTAGAATTGTTATTGAAGAAGAAGGTTTTGATTAATGAAAAAAATAATGAAGGGGAAACTGCTTTGGATATAGCAAGAAAGGAAGGTAAGGTGGAAATAGTAAATATGCTAGAGGAGAGGCAAAGACAATTAATTAATGTACCGAAGGAGGAATTGCCAAAGAAGAGAAGAAAATTTGAAAAGAATAAGTAGAAAGATGTAACTTAAAGATGTTAAAAGACAGAAAGAGAGGTAATGAAAGATGTGGAGTTTTTTAAGAAAAGCATCAGCAGAAGAAGTGAAAAATTGGGTAGAAAAAGGGGCAGACGTTAATAAAATAAATGAAAAAGATGGATGGACGCCGCTTGTGTATGCGATTGTTGGAGAAGCGTCAATTGATGTTATAGAAGAATTGATAGAAACTGGAGCAGATGTTAATGTAAAAATTAAGTTTGATTGGACACCACTTATGTATGCCATTATTAGCGGAGCACCTGACGAAGTGATAGATAAACTTTTGATTAAAGGAGCAGATGTGAATGCAAAGGATCAAGGTGGATGGACACCGCTTATACACGCAGTTAATAAAGGAAGAATTAGTGTAATAGGAAAGTTGGTACTACATGGAGCTAGAGTTAATGAGAAGGCTCTTAATGGATGGACATCACTTATGCATGCTGTTAAAAACATAGATTTAGAATGTGTAAGAGAATTATTAAAATATAATGTTAACTTAGATGAAAAAAATGATTATGAAGAGACAGCATTAGATCTTGCTAAAAAAATAGAAATTAGTAAGTTGCAAGATGCAGTAAAAGAACCAGATATAGAAAAAATATTATATGAAATTGAGAATTTAAAAGATATAAAAATAAAAATAGAAGAAGAAGAAAAGGAAAGGCGACCTAAAAGGCTTAGTAATATAAAACAAGAAGAATTGCCTGATAAGAAAAGGAGACAAATCCACACCAAGAAAATGTAAAATAAAGAAGAAAAATGAAAAAAAGTATTGACAAGTCAAATTATATACTATATACTTTCAAAAGAGATAAATGACATATACTGTAAAATAAAGAAGAAAAATGGGGGTATTTTAAAATGAAAAATATAAGAAAAGTTATTTTATCACTGATTGTAGTATGTAGTATATTATTTTGCTGTGCGTCTCCCGTATCGGCAGAGTACTTGTACACAGGATATACATTCACAAGGAAGAATAATATTAAAATTCCGGCGTACACATGTAAGTTATATAAAGATAGTGTTTTGCATGAGAGGGAGTTGGTTGTAGCCTCACCTACGCTAAAGCATATAAAAGGTATAGAAACTAAATTAGATTTTTATAATGATGTGAAATATCCAGGAGAGTACACAAGGATATATAATATACATTTAACTGGAAAGGATAAATCATGGGCCTCAAGAGAGGTGTTGAGATATATAGGAGAAGGTACATATATACAGCCTAATTTTTTCAGTGCAGCGAAATATCCAGGAAAAATATTAAAGGATGAACCTTCAGGGTATTATAGATTGTCATTGTGCCAGAAATTTATGAAGTTTAAAGTTGTGATGCTTCGAAATAATGGATCAATTGCTGAAGAAATAGAAGTATATGCTCCATTAGGAGAGAGTTATTTAAAAGAGACCTATCAAGGAAGGCTTAAGAAAGCAGAACATATATCTTAAAATTGGTGAAAATCCCCTCACCTTTGTGGGTGATGGGAGGAGTCGCCAGAAATGTGAGGGGCAAGAAGAAAATTATCCAAGATAGTATAAAAAAGTTTGAGAAATAGGTATAAGAAGAAAATGGGTTAAGGCAACACTGGAAAGTCGCAAATTGATTCAATAACAGCGCATACGCGTGCCTTTGGTCGTGTGAGGGTTTACTAAATATAAAAGCAATGTCAAAAGTTTTGAATTTGGGCAAATCAGTATGTGATAATAGATGGAGAGTGTTTGTTATATTTCTAAAATACAAGTTAGAAGAGACGGAAAAAAGATTCTTTTTAAAGTTTTGTTCAGAATGTAAAAGAGAAAATGGTGAGGAGTAAATAGGGGAGAATATTGCGAGGAAGACAAAAAAAGTATAAAATTAACTTGCAAACTTTTAGGTTAAGTGATATACTACATAGGTCATGAGAAAACGAGAGAGATGTTTTCCTTGCTCTATATGATATTATAGGGCCTTTGAGACCAAGAGGAGGTGAGATGTTATGAAAAGAAATTATGAAACTATATTTGTTCTTCTTCCTACATTAGGAGAAGAAGGTACAAAAGAAGTTGTAGAGAAGTTTAAAAGTTTTATAGAGAAAAATGCAACTTTAGGGGTCTTTGATGAGTGGGGTAATAAAAAATTAGCTTATTCAGTTGGAGATAATACAGAAGGATATTACATATATTCAACTTTTGAGGCAGAACCTACGTTCCCACAGGAGTTGGAGAGAGTGTACAAAATAAGTGAAGAAGTTATAAAATTTATAGTAGTTAAAAAAGACAGGTAGGGTGAAGAGATGAACAAGATTATTTTGATGGGAAGGTTAACGAAAGATCCAGAACTTAGTTATACTACCAACACAAATACAGCTGTTTGTAAATTTACGCTAGCGGTGAATAGAAGATTTTCTAGACCCACAGATGAAGTAAGAGCAGACTTTTTACCTATTGTGACTTGGACAAAAACTGCAGAGTTTTGTTCAAAGTATTTTAAAAAAGGTCAGCAAGTTGCGATTGTAGGTAGAGTAGAGACAAGAAACTGGACTGATCAAGAAGGAAGAAAGCATTATGTGACTGAAGTGATAGGTGAAGAAGCATATTTTGCTGAGGGAAGAAGAGCTGATGGAGCAGAGTTATTTGATAATAATGAGAATGTAGAAGGCAAGGATGAAGCGAAATCGCAAAATGATGGTTTTTATGCCATGGATGAGGAAGATGATGATTTGCCATTCTAGATCTTGGGTTTTTAGTATTTGAGTTTTGAAATGGAGGGGAGTGAAAGAGATGCAGAATGCGAAAAAAGAGAAGAGTAAGGATTACGATAAAAGTGATGCAAAAGGCGGCATTAGGATAAAGAAGACTAGAAAAAAGGTTTGTCCTTTTTGTTCAGATAAAGTTGATTACATAGATTATAAAGATATAGCTAAACTAAAGAAGTTTGTATCAGAGAGAGGGAAAATACTTCCAAGAAGAATAACAGGATGTTGTGCAAAACATCAACGTCAATTAACTTTAGCTATAAAAAGAGCAAGACAAATTGCGCTTTTAGCGTATGTAGTTGAGTAATAATCTAAATTTTAATATGTTCTCTCACTTCTGCAAGCGTTTAAAGCAATAGAGGTTGGGAGGACGAATTTAGATTAAAGGGATTTGATTATGGCTATGGGGTTTTTATGGGTAGCAATAGTTAGAATGAAGCGTTTTGTTAAGCTATAACTTAAGATGGTAAAGTAAAAATCTTTGGTGTATAGTATTGACTTTTAGGGGAAATTTTGATAGTATTATCGACGGGTGCTGTGTATTGATAGTGCCGTAGTGTGAGTTGGCTAATGGTGTTAAGAAAGTTTTTGTTGTTGATAGTATAAGGAGAGGTGGCTGAGCTGGCCTAAGGCGCACGATTGGAAATCGTGTGAACGCTAATACCGTTCCGAGGGTTCGAATCCCTCTCTCTCCGCCATAGAGTATATTGGGATACACCTTTTAGTGTTACTTTTGATTGTAGCATTGAAAGGTGTATCTTTTTTGGTAATAAATAGATCTTAAGTATAGGTAGGAAGGTTTTACAATACAAATAGTAAAAATTCTGATCTAATTCTTTTTTAGAATATGTCACAAAAATTAATTCGGTTGAAGCCACGATCATTTAGGGTTGGGGTAATTGATTTTTGGAAGAGAGATAAAATAGGTAAAAAAAAAGTGGGAGAAAAACTAAAATAAAGTTTTCTCCTACTGAATACTACATGAAAAACTCTTACACATTGCCGTCTATGATTGCTCTTATGCAGTCAGGACATATATTTCTACCTTTAAATACAGAAACATCCTTTGCGTTTCCACAGAAAATACATGCAGGCTCATATTTTTTCAAAATGATGTTATTTCCATCAATGAAAATCTCAAGGGCATCTCTCTCTGCTATGTCTAGAGTTCTCCTCAATTCGATAGGCAAAACAACTCTACCCAATTCATCGACTTTGCGAACGATACCTGTTGACTTCATAACTCTACCCTCGCTGTTGTCCTACCAACAGCTCTATCCTTTCCGAAAAGATAATAAACTTCTGTAGTAGTTTAAGACCTTTCTATTTTTTTAGTATACTTCTTTAAAACCAAACGTTTCTTCAGAAGCAAGAGCTTTTGCTTTAATACACAATAATCACAAAACTAAGCGACACTACAGATCGCAATGATAACTGCATTTTCGACTACTCATTCTAACATATTTCAAAATGAATAGAAATTCGTCAAAAGCTATATTAACAGAATACACTAAAAAATGGAGATTGTCAATATTTCTTTCAAATTTTTGTAATAAGTTGCAATTTTTTTTAAAAGTATGTCGAAATAGGCATTGGAGGCTAATCTTTGGCATATATATTTCCAAGATATAAGGCAAAAGGTGAGAAAAATGTTAAATTTTATTTGGGCTGGGATGTTATTAACAGGGATTTTTTTGGGATTTATTAATGGAAGATTAGATCAAATTACAAATACTATTTTTGATAGTAGTAAAAATGCAGTAAACCTAAGCGTTGCATTATTGGGAGCGATCAGTTTATGGTCTGGGATTATAAATATAGCAGAGAAGAGTGACATATTAAAAAATTTATCGCGGATGTTAGAACCTGTGATAAATTTTCTTTTTCCTAGTATTCCCAAAGATCATAATGCAAGGAAAAGTATAGTTATGAATTTAACAGCAAATTTTTTGGGTTTAGGCAATGCGGCGACTCCATTTGGGATAAAAGCAATGAAAGAATTACAAGATATAAATACAAATAAAAATGAATGTAGTTATGCTATGTCAATGTTTTTGATACTAAATAGTGTTGGTTTTCAGCTTATTCCGTCAACAATGATATCAATAAGATCATCAATGGGAGCGAAAAATCCATCAGATATAGTGTATGTTGTATGGATAGTATCTATAGTTGCCGTGTTTTTTGCAGTGGTATTAACAAGGTTAATGAATAAATTATGGAGGTGATATAAAATGTTGGCGATACCAATTATAATAGTGCTAATTATAGTTATAGCCCTATATAAGAAAGTGGATATATTTAACGAATTTATAAAAGGGGTAAAATTTGGAGCTAATACAGTATTTAACATTTTTCCTTCACTTTTGGGGCTAATTGTTGCGATAGATGTATTCAGAATATCGGGAGCAATGGACGGGATAATCTCTTTTTTAAAACCCATATCTAAGATATTTAATATACCAAAAGAAATTTTGCCATTAGTATTGTTAAGACCAGTTTCAGGTAGTGCATCACTTGCAATGGTATCCGAGCTGATGAAAGAGTATGGAGTAGATTCTTTTATAGGAAAAGTTTCATCAGTGTTGATGGGATCAACAGAAACAATATTATATACATTATCTATATATCTAGGTAGTATTGGTATAAAAAAAATAAAATACACGTTATTAGTTGCGATAACAGTAGAATTAATAAGTGTATTGATAGCAATCAGATGTTGTAAAA contains these protein-coding regions:
- a CDS encoding metal ABC transporter permease, whose product is MNRAFLVGVLIAIIAPIIGVMIVLKRYSMIGDALSHNTLAGVTMAIVANINPIVGAFLFSILSALTIERIRKYFSNYNEMAISIVMSTGVGLAGVLSGFVKDNALLNNFLFGSIVAISDFELYMIIALSVLVILVITFLYKDLFYITFDEEGARLSGVKVGAVNFVFMLLAAITIAISARAVGTLVISSLMTIPAAAAMKISKSFKTTLLYAIVYALVSVLIGIFISFYVNLKPGGTIVMISVALLLLTIALTKDKNR
- a CDS encoding mechanosensitive ion channel family protein → MNSLLEKFKIKEIPFTTIISVVLLTLVCLTLIKMILKLVDRCLKKSRIERSLHTFIKTTIKIGLYFLAALVISEKLNIGIKSFVALFSVLGLSFSLASQGLLSNVAGGITTLITKPFVVGDFVEIGGAKGVVIDIDFVHTKINSGDNEIVSIPNSQVATARISNYTVKDDRRVDLEVTASYDDDIEKVKSSINYVIRKNNMVLQEKPVFVRVKEYKDSGISYIVKVWAKNEYFNDVYHDLLEGIKKKFDEDGISMPYNQLEVKIKS
- a CDS encoding ankyrin repeat domain-containing protein; the encoded protein is MGKDVLNRFKVRFDDEPRMEVELTSLAFKSTGVQCVLEQIDVIDYTKEELAKTSDMLCELQDKILDKDYVKEYLRKTKMYSPKELDNATEETIKEVQNFLILENKDAKTIKTEIANLVKKLVDREKNISNARASDEVIDKDYSKMLKGYRIIAEILQKSSLDPHIIQQNLNMIAAASNVCSTGWKSTLMLMLTHFGDDISKKFEGIIRVDTENDELKKLLKKLFYVARKTVVEHISYQFLSTQAHYLGEEVHYLEFCKSVLNESYGLNLVDINVEDLFWGEEKREDLREKILNFVSKCNIHEIIYDRVYQLLYDELMKNGAVYANLADWASKYIKTNNLEGEVGDVTDFLITYVMTKDYKLRYVAIKEIIESCGFVKFNKCEIVKKSITDMERVIHDVKLDEEVEELNRFVLENINNSEKISFIINAVINFKNYDVLSGATIKALADANKAIVINYIAKTQKYHLLMEKDMKRVVAVALETSRIFFAWCYGYKDLEIVRFWLDYMEKEDLKRKMENGGTLLTYAINKGAPLDVVKLLVKAGSNVNEKDRRGWTSLIHAICRRESLDVIEFLLEEGANVNDVEFLKRTPLVLALNSRRSIDVIKLLLDKGARVDIKDIYGGDALIYAVSIKFPVDIIKLLLDKGADVNSKDKTGMNAFLYAIRNRADDKVIKLLLDRGADVNTKDEKGITPLVYAILNKLSDELILNLIDKGANVNENDNGNITPIIYAVVCKASIEVIKALIDKGANVNAEYDEGETLLMCAVSSSTSLEVVNLLIDKGADVNAKNKEGTTVLMYAVCGYNAKFVELLLKKKVLINEKNNEGETALDIARKEGKVEIVNMLEERQRQLINVPKEELPKKRRKFEKNK
- a CDS encoding alpha/beta hydrolase, whose translation is MSRIKKSVLTIVCVLLLVVLVFFGGSVYALRKVLLVDTEKTKSNGESFLKKNGISTEQILRGLREKKKKVFLKSRYGHVIPVEYMISDKGYDNLTVVLVHGHSMSLESMYPIAKTLLDNNINVVLYDQRSHGENTAGVVTFGYYEKDDLMDVIDYVKKKMKKKNAIGLLGQSMGAATVGFYSGTDHAKKNVDFVILDCPYNNMRSIIRNTAIRQGYKKLGIDLLIKISSIANEKYLKFSFDDVDIAKAIENSDIPTLIYEAKFDRTCPYYMADEVFDGIKHNNKEKVMLEKSEHIKGFYIEREKYVDTLLSFINKYGRD
- a CDS encoding ABC transporter ATP-binding protein; its protein translation is MDFAIEVKNLSFSFGEKNILNNVNLEVNIGDYVGMIGPNGSGKSTLVKLLLGIYKKDTGVIKVLGKPVEEIQREGSIGYISQKANSFNVDFPATVYEVVGAALNRRLNMFQGYNDEERKKIDNALEIVGLKKHRDDLIGRLSGGQQQRVFIARALVSNPKILFLDEPMVGIDQVSENAVYCLLAELNRNMNITIMMVTHDIGAITVHANKIACMGNGTLKLHNIGETSIEDEMSNLYGYGVNIHAHEHTCKNCRFKNFDKRR
- a CDS encoding zinc ABC transporter substrate-binding protein, whose protein sequence is MKRFVSIMCVLSCVMLSACVVNNDKKFTTNKIKVCTSFCTVYDFVQKIGGDKVEIVNIVPYGVEPHDWEPNPKDLVLIKKANLLICNGNGMETWLDKIRKSVKNIEVVEASKGVNLIEGDPHVWLDPMNAKIELKNICDALVRLDSKNEEYYRKNYSKYSQNISELDNEYTEKLYECTKKEVVVMHAAFGYMCNRYGLEQIALQGVANEGEPSIKRISEIIRVVRDRNIGTIFAENSADEKIMRTISQETKVKISRLQTLENMSEEGIKNGQDYFGIMRRNLDELVLALR